In the Strix uralensis isolate ZFMK-TIS-50842 chromosome 25, bStrUra1, whole genome shotgun sequence genome, GCCCGCGTCGCCGTATTTATAgagcgggcgggggcggggctaGAGCGCGCAGGCGCAGGGGGCAGGGCTAGAGCGCGTGCGCAGTGGGAAGGCCCGGGCGCGGAGGCTGACGCATGCGCGGTGGGAAAGGCGGGAACagcgcggggcggaggggggggggcggccaTGGCGGCGCCACCATCCTCTTCAGTTCTTCCGCTGAGGCAtttaaaacaccaccaccaaagcagttttaaaaaaaaaatcctaaaatacttTTATTCAATAATTAAAATCTGTTGATGAGGAGACTGATATACAATGCAATGATTTAGTCTACAGGTATAATGTACAGGGGGAAGCTGTGAGGGAAGAGCCCCCCCGCCCTCTcccacaggcagggctggggcagtggCAGCCCGGGGTGCTGGGCCCCGGCCCGGGTGTTGGCACAGCGCGGAGGGACCAGCAGCACAGCGAGGCCCACCCCGAGCAACAAGGAGACAGGTTTGTGAACACGGCAagtcctcccctcccttcccacaCCCTCCTCGTCCTGTGATACTCCCTTCTTCACGTGAAGTGGCATCTCACACATGGGTTAGGTTTTGTGCATGATACAGCAGTGGCAGATACcagatttttgtaaaaaaaccccccacatttaGGAAGAACTCATGTTCATTCTCCAAAGAGAAAGACTATCTTTTTAAGGTCACTTTTTAaacctcttcttcccctcccccttccacCCACACAGTGAAATGATCAAGTTTCCAGTAGGTTTAGCTGTAAAAATGAGACAAGGCAAGTTTCACCCTGATTTGGGAGAGTAAAAAACATCTGGGAGGAAGCCACAATAAAAAGAATTGACTACTCTCACAGCTTCCCcaaattaaaaagttttaaaaaggcaACAGTCATTTCCCGGTTCTGTAATTTGTTAAACAAGCCTAGGTATCTCAAGATCTGTTAACATCACAGCAAGTGTGAGAGAGTGGGGAGGGAATGTTTTACACctttaagttgtttttttgtttggttttttttttttttttttacaaaaagatgCAGCATATGTTAATAATATCTATACAATTCCCTTCCAGGACAACAAACCATTGGTCAGTAGTGATTCAGGACATTGAAGACATGACAGAGacacaagcaaaaccaaaaaattacaAGTCACATGTCAGTTGTCTGCCAGGTCAGCATCTGCACAGGGTCCTCTGTACACAACTAATATACACACGTGCTTCCCAGCACATCCACTCTCCATTCCTCAGCTTTCCAACACtagagctgccttttttttttttttccccccctcctctaGGTAAGGAGGAAGAAACAAGGGAGTTGCATCCCCGAAAGGAGTATGTACAGCTGAAAACTGGGCCTGTCCGGGCTGAGAAAGGGAGCTGGGGAATGACCCGTTGATTCACATGCGGATGCTCTCCTGGCAGGGGTGCTGGCGCCGGAGCAGGGGCGTATTGCTGAGCCGCGCGAGGTATAGTGTTCAGTTCCAGCCTGATGGCACTCGAGACGTGTTTGTTCCAGTGAAATGCTACATTCAGACAGGATTCCCCTTCCCTGGCCAAAAGCCCTTTTCTGGATATGTTTTGAAGGCAAATCTTGGAAGAGCCGAGGTTCTACCCTCGCTGTATTGCCTAGGAGAGGGACGCAGAGAACTTCCAGTCCTCTCGGGTCTTTTGCTCCTTTCTTGGAAGATTATGGTCGATGGTACCTAAAAGCCAAGTGAAAAATCTGAGTCTCGGCCTTGGAACTCAGGTTAAATGGTTACTGAGACACTACACGTGACCAAAACCAGTAAACTGAACCACCTCTAAACTCCCAGCCCTCAGTGAAGCTGTTCACAAACGATTTCACCTCTGCCTCAGAAAGCACTCGTGCTCTGCAAACACTCAGCCCCACAGAGCGACTGTTGGGGGCGGAGGGAAACAATCACCGGAGCCATTGTCCACAGGTCACTTTGTAGATAACACCAGAGCCAACTACCAAGGTGTTTTGTGGCTGTGGCCTCTGCCGCACGTCTCTACCCCCAGAAAACCACGCTCCAGCTGCACGGTCACACTGGTTTCAGATACACCTCAAACCAGCCGCCTGTCATTTTGAGTTTCCAGGCTCGACACCCCAGTTTAAGGAAGAACAACCCACTTCATGTTTGCTACTCCTCCAGTCACCCAACACCACCAAGGCAGAAAGGGACGTTACATCTCCAACTGCTGGTCATTTTTTCTAAGGTTTTAATGCTCTGCCTCTCAGCACTACCCCTCCCTGCAGCACAACTCTCTCAAGACTGAAACTCTGAGTGACGTGTTCTCGCTCACCTTGTGAACTGCTTGCTGTCCTCATGGACTTCCATTTCACAGCTCTTAAACTCATTCAGCTCCTTCCGGATGGCAGCCTGCAGGAAGAGGGAGAGATCTTTATCTCCTGCTAAGGCATATATACATTTCCCTCTCTCCCACCTTAAGTGAGCTCAGACATGGCAAGAGGGTGCTGCTGTACCTCCAACATCAGCTCAGGGCTGATCTGCACCACTTTTGGTGGTGAAGAGTTGAGAGCAGTTTTGATACACAGGGCTGAGTCCCACAGCTCCTTTGGTAAAGGAAGGAGCTCAGACTGCAGCAACCATCTCAGCTTATGCTAGGCTGAGTTTAATCTGCTCCACCCTCCTCCACCCCGAGGGCTGGGCAGTCCCCACAAGAACAGGCACTTCCCTGCCAGCTTCTAGCCTAGGCCTGCCTCATCCCGCAAGGGACAACGCTCCTCTGACCAACGCCCTGCACCtcatcctcttccctccctcGGAAGCAGAGGCAGAGCCCACGCTGGCGCGCAGACCGTGCCCGCTTGGGCtccatgtcacagaatcatctcgcTTGGAAAAGCCCTTgcagctcctccagtccaaccatgaacctcaccctgaccgttcccaactccaccagatccctcagcgctgggtcaacccgactcttcaacccctccagggatggggactccccccctgccctgggcagcccattccaacgcccaacagccccttctgcaaagaaatccttcctaagagccagtctgaccctgccctggcgcagcttgaggccattccctcttgtcctggtgctggttccttggctcaagagactcatcccccctctctgcaccctcctttcagggagttggagagggccatgaggtctcccctcagcctcctcttctccagactaaacccccccagttccctcagccgctccccatcagacctgtgctccagaccctgcaccagctccgttgcccttctctggacacgctcgagtcattcaatggcctttttggagtgaggggcccaaaactgaacccactcatcgaggggcggcctcaccagtgccgagcacaggggtcagatcccttcccctgtccctgctggccacgctagtgctgatacaagccaggatgccattggccttcttggccatgtCACCGCAGGGCTGGGTACAGCACACGGGGGTGAAGGGACACTGGTGGTGCTTGTTGGGGTGCAGAGGGAAAGATGCAGAGGTGAAGCAAAAGGAACGGAGCAAATCTCCTCAGCTTATGCTCTTTCACATGGGACCCCCcgatctccccagcccacaccTGGGGACAGGACACTCCCTGTTACCTTGTCAGCTGGCGTTAGCTTTGTCCATGGCTTATCCGCTCGCCGGTCATAGTCTTGAGCATCTGTTACTTCCACATATTCGTTAAACCTCAGGATCTTCCTGgcctgcagctctgccactgTAGGCCTTTGGCTAAGCTGAACACCAGCAAGAGCAAAGAAACTTAAGTTTGTGTCTTGTCCGCAAAGCAGTTCAGGACTAAGCAAAACTAAACCCAGTCCCCTCACTGGGCCCGAACCACAGATACTACGAGATCCTGCTCGCAGCCTGCAAGGGACTAGGCAAACCCTCTTACAGATGGTTTGGATCACGAGGGCGGGCTAGGGCAGAACCAAGGCCACGCCGCCAAGGAGAAGGAAGACACTGAGGCGTTTGGGTGAGCCCTGTGTGACACCCCTGACCCAAGCAAGCCCGTTCCCCGCTTCAGCAATGGCAACACTCACAGTTCATACCCACAGGCCCTTGGGAAGTTTCTTCCAGCCACAAGTAACAACCACTTGCACGTAACAGCTAAAAGCAGCTGTTGCTCTGCTCAGCTTCTCCCACGCTGctgtttattttagaaatggATTTTGGGGAGCCTGGTGTGAAAGTCGTGGCCACTGAAGGACTTTTAAAACAGCCAGGCCAGCGCCAGCAAACCTTTCAAGTGCCAGGTGCCAAATTTAGTTCTCATCTAGCTTGTTACGCTTGATGCCAGCTCAGATCTATCCCTGACAAAGGGCTGCAGTGCCAACGGCTCACCGTTGGTGACAGTCCACGTTCCAAAGTCGCTGCAGTCAGAGGGCACTGGGGACACTTACACAATAGCCCCGTGACTTCACCCACAGCAAGGTACCTACGATGTGCTCATAGCCACCACCATCCCCGACAGCTCTGCCAGATGGCCATCACAGCACGGAGGCCAGCAGTACCTTTCTGGTGAGCCTGCGTTTGATCTCTCGCTTCTCAGCTTGACGGTCAGCTTCATTTTTCGCTgccaaggggaaaaataaatttttcctgtAAGCATCACAGCCTTTAGAAAAGTGCTTTCTGGACTTGAACAAAGGAGAGTATCGAGCTATTCTCAGATTATCTACATATCTGAAAGCTCATTGTGGTACAGGCAGAGAGCACAGTCCGACTCAATCCCCTTAACTCACCAAGCACCCCCTGACAGTGGCAATATGGGCCTTTACAGCACGATTGAGTCATTCTCTCCAGCCCTGTGTCTGTTAAAGATTAATGGCCATATTGTCAAAATACATCCAGGCCACTTTGCAGATTGCTTCTCCCCAAAGCTATTATACTAATAGTTTAAAGAGAGTAACAGcacagataaatattttaaatggaaacttCCTGAACTGACATTTCCCTTTCCTCAAgatgtttatttaaaacttttacaGAGCAAGGTATGGCCAAGAGAAACACCACTGACTGAGCAATGAACTACTGCTTTTTGGATCATGCAGTACAATGCTGTAATGTCTGGACCACAAATAAAAGTCCAGCCCAAACAAAAACACCTTGAACTGTCCTTGCTGTGTAATGTCAGAGCTTTAACCAGTTCAAATATTTTTCCCTGAGGTGTCAGGCAGGGGACAGGTATCCTTTCTATAATATGATGCTTTGAACTGTATCGCTTGGTACTGCTGCTAAGGTCTGATTTTATCCAGAGCCAGTTTCTGATGGTAAtgaaaatactggggaaaaaatagcaaaactgCTTTACTCCAGCATTACCAAAGCACAGTCCTCCACCACTACATTTCAAGCACATTCTCAGTCCACCTGGACTAAGATGTTAAAGGCAAACTTATTACTTAGGACCACTAGAGAAGCATTACTCACGCTGAAGTATGTTCCTCTGCTCCAGTTCTTCCGCTGTCGGCCTCTGACTCAGTCGCCTAAAGAAAAGTGTGACAAGTGTGTAATGTTTTATCCAGTCATTCATCAGTAGAGGATGAAGAATACAACTGCTTGCTTTCAGTGCACTGGAAAGCCTCCTTGACACCCCTCATTCACCAGTGGAGATCACTGCTGCCCTGTTTTGCACTCTCCTCCACTCAAACAGCTGTTCACCCCAGGCACAGGTTTGGAAAGTGTGACAGCTCAGGTTTGGAAAGCGCTGCAGCCTCTCAAAAGCTCAGAGGGAACTTTGCAGGGAGCCCGAGGAAATGGCAGAGCCTGGACTATCAGCAGCCCCAGTTTAATCCACCACCTAATGCATCAGCACCCAGCTTGCATCTATCCACATCTTTCCAATCTATCCAATACCATCTATCCAATACCATCTGTATTTTACAACAGTAACGTTTCTGTAGTCCTTGAGATTTTCTCCTCCCAGCCCATTTAACCCCTGGAAGCAGGGGCCTATCGGGGGATATTGCTCAACTCCAGGAGGAACTTCCAACTTCTATAACCAAATAGGAAAAGCAACACTTCgcctggcagcagcagcgccCAACCACCGTTCCTATTCCGTTACAGGCTGCTCAGACAAGGCAGCAGCTTTGTCCACTCCCACCCCTCGCACACTGTGCCAAAGGCTCAAACCTAACACCCTCCCCCTCCATTCTTCATACCTGATCAGCGTCGTCCCAATCTGGTGCCGAATTTCGTTCCACTCCTCCTTGCTCTTCCGAGGAAAGACAATCTTCTCCTCCTGCGGCGCGGTTGCGTTCCCCAGCTTTATAGCGAGCGTGTCTTTCCTCTTCACTTTGTTAGCCAGCGTGCCTGTGGGGAGGAAGAGCAACGGGATGCGACTGAAGACTGCAGTGCCTGAGCACAGCGGTATCAGCCGTGTGCCCCTGGCAGTTGTGCTCTCCCCTGAGGTTTGCTTTCCAAGCTCTGCACTACAGCTCCAGAGCTAGTCCCTACAGCAGCCGCCAGCATTCCTGCACGATGCCCACACGCTCACCTAACGCCATCCCACCTGAAGGGGTGGGACAGCACAAGCTGTTGCAAGGGCCATCTGCAACTGGAGGGGGGGGCATCTCAGCAGATGAGCATACCAGTTTGGCTGTAGAGCCTTTGAAAAAGCGAGGAAGAGGACATGTGGTACATCATGAAACCAAGAACCAGCTGCTTTGAAAGCACTGTGTGAACTAGCTCTTTGATCCAGATCTCAAAACAGCCAGGCACAAgttcagcagaggaaaaaaagccagctGCAATGTCAAAGCCTTACTGTTATGGCTTTCATCTTCTTCCTCATCCTCGTCATCTTTGTACAGGATGGGCCCCTCCGAGTCAGAATCGCTCATCCCTTCAtctccttcctgctcctctggCAGGACCTGGGGTACCAGTTTTGGGATGACTGTGACAGATGGCACATCTCCAATATACACACGAGGGCCTGAATTCTGCTCTTCTTCCTggtcatcttcctcttcctcatcgtCTGGACTAACGAGAAGCACACTATTACATCTCTTAACACATGCTACAGGGGCTGGGGACCACCCCTGAGATCACCACCTCCTCCTCAGCCTGCAGAAGGCAGGTCTGTGGGTAGCCCAGGAACCAGAGAcgcaagagcagccccacaatCCTGCACTGTCCCCTCTCTCCAAAGCACAGGGAGCTCCGGCAGAGGAAATGCCAGAGGCAGGTTCTTTGCAGAACCAAAACAGCCCTCTCACCCCCCTACTTTGGGACTTGCAGGTTCAACTATAATACAAGACAGTCCTTTTCCcacttctgttttgcaaaatgaaaggctAAGGAATGGCCACAAATGGATGAAATCCAGGACCTTGTTTTGTCTCCGTGCAATTAAAGGCAGGCCTGGATTCCTGGCATCGGCCCGTGTTTGTAGTCTGGAACCCATTCTCCTTTGTGAGCAGTAAAATCCCAGAACTAGGGCTAATTTCACAGGGAAGATGCCCTGGCCCCCTAAGAGGCTGAAACCCAGATTCAGCCAACAGGCAAAATGGTTTCTAGGCTGTTGCAAAAACCAGCCCTGCCCACGGCCTTCCTCACCATCACAGCCTCGCAGAAGCAGGGAGCACGACACCAACGTGTCGGAGCCCAGCGTGACCCCAGCACTACTAGCTGTTTACTACACACGAGTCCAGGAGGTACTCACACTTTCAGCATCTCAATGGTGACAGGCAGGGACCTCGTCCTGCCCAGGGTGCCATTGTCTTCCCCAAAGCCATCGTTCTCGAAGAGCAGCGAGTGAGCCCTGTGTGAGCCCTCGGCAGGTGGAGTGACAGGCAGAGGACTGGCCAGAGCCTGCTGGATACGGATGTGCAGGGGGATTTGGGGTAGGCGAGGCAGCACGTGAGGTTCGCCGAACCCTTGCTCTGCCGCCCTCTTCGACACTTCCAAGGACCTGAAgtcttcaggaggaggaggaggaagagtctcTTTGGGTAGATCCAGGGAGCGCGGAGGGTCCGAGATGGGGGTGGAGGCAGGCAAGGGCATGCGCGGAGGCTCGGGGGGTACGTGCGTGGGCAGCGGCGGCGAAGGCGAGGGCGGTGGGTAAGCAGAGGTCATGTGCATCGGCAGCAGTGCGGGGCGGTTCGCTGTCACTGTCCTGTCGTTCAGGGGCTTGGAAGGGAGAGCTGCCTCTGACATGTTGTTAGGCAGGAGGCCTCTCTTcggtgggagaggaggggaaggctTGGACAAGCCTGTACCACTGTTCATTGCTTGAGAAagttcagctgaaaataaaaacatagcgGCTTTTGTGGTTAAACAGGACATTTTCCAGATATCCTTCACCAGTGTGGAATAAGCACGGCAAAGCACTCCAGAGCCTTGGACTGAGcaatctctgctgcttttctgctagAACACGGTGCCAGAAATAACCAGGTTGCGAGCCTCTAGTCTGTCCTTCCTGCAGCAAAGGTAAGACTTGGGAGAGCAGCCAGAAACAAGCAGGCTgggagaggtctgtgcatcctgctgcttgggagagagagaaacagcaCCAGCCCTCAAGTGTCAGCAGATGGAGCTCACCCAGACCAGCACGCTGCCTCAGCCAAGGAATGCAGGTATGTAGGGCACTTTATGGCTATATTTACAGCATCAGTTTGGAAAGGAATCCGAGACATCCAGGACACCCCAGACTCCAGTTGTGTTAACGGCTCCCTTGCACATTAAAAAACTTTCTGGGAAGTCTCAAAGGCAAAACTGCAAGCAGCAATGTGCTCTCCCCATTTCCATTCATCTGCCAGACCCAGCCCAGGAACACCTcgctgccagcagctcctgcctctttCAGGAGGAGGttctgctctgctccctctgcaCTCTGCTCCTGAAGCCCCATATAAAATTCTCTGCAACTACAAAATAACTATCAAAACTACAAAAACCTTAGAGCCTTGAGTCTACACAGAGTTTATCTGTTGTGTgatggagaagagagggagaaatggAGACTGTCCATTTGGACACACCTGCAGCAGACAATCTCAGGTTCCTCACATACCCCTTGGTTCCTAGGGGAGCAGTTGCACCAGTGAAGGCTGCTCTTGCTTTAGGAGTTTGTAGCCTTTAACATTTATGTATCAACAGCTTCTTGAGCTTGGAAAGGTTTTGCCCACCTGCTTGAAGAGGATCAGATTTATTGCACATTTCACCTGGAGCGGGTGATGGTCACACAGCAGTGGCCCCGGTATGGGGCTGGGAGGAATCCGCAGGACCAGACACCACAAGAGGGTGCTGCAAGTGTTTCACCGAGACAAGGCAGCATAACTGGAGAGAGGTGGGTGCATTTTTGGGATGTTTAGCATTTTCAGACTTTCCCCTTGTAGATTAAGGGCCAGATTGTGCAAAACACTGAGTGCCCTCAGCTCCCATCAACTCAGCCCAGAGGGATTCCAGTATCTCCTCAGCAGGGCTCAAAGCTTGGCAGGACCAGTCACCTTTGGGCAGTGACAGATTTTAGAAGGGACCAAGGAGTGgcagaaggaagagacagaagagggctgggtgctgctcagAGCATCTTCCCGAGCCAGCCCGGCTCCCTTCAGTGTGATAAACCCAGCACACCGACTGGCACAACCTCTTGTGACATGCCAGACTCAATGCTCCAGCACAGGCTACGGTAACCACAGCTCCTGAAACCTGCCAGCAAGCCCGGGACAGCACGGTTTGCCCTGCTTTTTCAAGCTGATGCGGATTAAATTCCCCACTCCCCAAAAGCAAGTGTTTCCTGAGCTTTATTTTCAGCTACTGCAAACACACCAAAACTGCTCAGAGAATGAACATAAGGGACCATCCTCCCGAGGGCACAAAGGGGCAGTCTGCACGTTAACAGCCCTCCCCGCCTGAGGCTGGGATAGCAGCACAAAAGCCCACGCAGGCCCTAGTCAGAACATGCATCAAAGACCTGTGGAGAGCTCACGGAGCCAATTCCACTGCTGCTGTTTATCCCCAGCACCAGAACAAGGCTCACATGGCAACGACTGCGCGTGCCGCAGCTACAGCTCCACGGCCGCGGATGACATGGCCGAGCAGAGAGCTGCAAAGCCTCCCTCTGCATCTGCATTCTTATCCAAGAGACAGAAGAGGGGCCggctgctctcctctcctcccctccacacCCCTGGACCCGCAGGGGCACAGCCCGGCCCTGCGTTGCTGCAGAGAGACCGGCTGGGTCTGAACCTACGCTTGACAAACTGCTGTCTCCAGCCACATTTTTTGTTCCACAAGTACCTCCTGCAATTAGCGCTGGGGCATTTCAAATACCATCTGTGATGTGTGCAAGCAGCTTAAAGGAAACAAGAACGTATTTCAGGCATGGTCAGACTAATCAAGCTGGTCTGGCGTACAGGAGCGTTTAACACC is a window encoding:
- the PHACTR4 gene encoding phosphatase and actin regulator 4 isoform X2 — encoded protein: MEENTAEEVDHPPADASMGVDVLESGDTTPPTKRKSKFSSFGKIFKPWKWRKKKSSDKFKETSEVLERKISMRKPREELVKRGVLLEDPEQDGEEPDKLNPPAMKNGHTVPIGGPGVCNLASQEEEAPKSSSLRKPVPAEEPKKRQGSSSSHSGPELEPPQEPYVPRQPLLPPKRPPSTSQEANEAQAKDPTPASSTAKTAPSTTAPVAAKTVNSTAAPSPAPRTLPPALASANTTAPTSTTSTAPAKQPPVPPPKPINRNSNSVIAELSQAMNSGTGLSKPSPPLPPKRGLLPNNMSEAALPSKPLNDRTVTANRPALLPMHMTSAYPPPSPSPPLPTHVPPEPPRMPLPASTPISDPPRSLDLPKETLPPPPPEDFRSLEVSKRAAEQGFGEPHVLPRLPQIPLHIRIQQALASPLPVTPPAEGSHRAHSLLFENDGFGEDNGTLGRTRSLPVTIEMLKVPDDEEEEDDQEEEQNSGPRVYIGDVPSVTVIPKLVPQVLPEEQEGDEGMSDSDSEGPILYKDDEDEEEDESHNSTLANKVKRKDTLAIKLGNATAPQEEKIVFPRKSKEEWNEIRHQIGTTLIRRLSQRPTAEELEQRNILQPKNEADRQAEKREIKRRLTRKLSQRPTVAELQARKILRFNEYVEVTDAQDYDRRADKPWTKLTPADKAAIRKELNEFKSCEMEVHEDSKQFTRYHRP
- the PHACTR4 gene encoding phosphatase and actin regulator 4 isoform X4 encodes the protein MGVDVLESGDTTPPTKRKSKFSSFGKIFKPWKWRKKKSSDKFKETSEVLERKISMRKPREELVKRGVLLEDPEQDGEEPDKLNPPAMKNGHTVPIGGPGVCNLASQEEEAPKSSSLRKPVPAEEPKKRQGSSSSHSGPELEPPQEPYVPRQPLLPPKRPPSTSQEANEAQAKDPTPASSTAKTAPSTTAPVAAKTVNSTAAPSPAPRTLPPALASANTTAPTSTTSTAPAKQPPVPPPKPINRNSNSVIAELSQAMNSGTGLSKPSPPLPPKRGLLPNNMSEAALPSKPLNDRTVTANRPALLPMHMTSAYPPPSPSPPLPTHVPPEPPRMPLPASTPISDPPRSLDLPKETLPPPPPEDFRSLEVSKRAAEQGFGEPHVLPRLPQIPLHIRIQQALASPLPVTPPAEGSHRAHSLLFENDGFGEDNGTLGRTRSLPVTIEMLKVPDDEEEEDDQEEEQNSGPRVYIGDVPSVTVIPKLVPQVLPEEQEGDEGMSDSDSEGPILYKDDEDEEEDESHNSTLANKVKRKDTLAIKLGNATAPQEEKIVFPRKSKEEWNEIRHQIGTTLIRRLSQRPTAEELEQRNILQPKNEADRQAEKREIKRRLTRKLSQRPTVAELQARKILRFNEYVEVTDAQDYDRRADKPWTKLTPADKAAIRKELNEFKSCEMEVHEDSKQFTRYHRP
- the PHACTR4 gene encoding phosphatase and actin regulator 4 isoform X1, coding for MGQPHFSRPVNPAAFAEEVDHPPADASMGVDVLESGDTTPPTKRKSKFSSFGKIFKPWKWRKKKSSDKFKETSEVLERKISMRKPREELVKRGVLLEDPEQDGEEPDKLNPPAMKNGHTVPIGGPGVCNLASQEEEAPKSSSLRKPVPAEEPKKRQGSSSSHSGPELEPPQEPYVPRQPLLPPKRPPSTSQEANEAQAKDPTPASSTAKTAPSTTAPVAAKTVNSTAAPSPAPRTLPPALASANTTAPTSTTSTAPAKQPPVPPPKPINRNSNSVIAELSQAMNSGTGLSKPSPPLPPKRGLLPNNMSEAALPSKPLNDRTVTANRPALLPMHMTSAYPPPSPSPPLPTHVPPEPPRMPLPASTPISDPPRSLDLPKETLPPPPPEDFRSLEVSKRAAEQGFGEPHVLPRLPQIPLHIRIQQALASPLPVTPPAEGSHRAHSLLFENDGFGEDNGTLGRTRSLPVTIEMLKVPDDEEEEDDQEEEQNSGPRVYIGDVPSVTVIPKLVPQVLPEEQEGDEGMSDSDSEGPILYKDDEDEEEDESHNSTLANKVKRKDTLAIKLGNATAPQEEKIVFPRKSKEEWNEIRHQIGTTLIRRLSQRPTAEELEQRNILQPKNEADRQAEKREIKRRLTRKLSQRPTVAELQARKILRFNEYVEVTDAQDYDRRADKPWTKLTPADKAAIRKELNEFKSCEMEVHEDSKQFTRYHRP
- the PHACTR4 gene encoding phosphatase and actin regulator 4 isoform X3 encodes the protein MGVDVLESGDTTPPTKRKSKFSSFGKIFKPWKWRKKKSSDKFKETSEDGEEPDKLNPPAMKNGHTVPIGGPGVCNLASQEEEAPKSSSLRKPVPAEEPKKRQGSSSSHSGPELEPPQEPYVPRQPLLPPKRPPSTSQEANEAQAKDPTPASSTAKTAPSTTAPVAAKTVNSTAAPSPAPRTLPPALASANTTAPTSTTSTAPAKQPPVPPPKPINRNSNSVIAELSQAMNSGTGLSKPSPPLPPKRGLLPNNMSEAALPSKPLNDRTVTANRPALLPMHMTSAYPPPSPSPPLPTHVPPEPPRMPLPASTPISDPPRSLDLPKETLPPPPPEDFRSLEVSKRAAEQGFGEPHVLPRLPQIPLHIRIQQALASPLPVTPPAEGSHRAHSLLFENDGFGEDNGTLGRTRSLPVTIEMLKVPDDEEEEDDQEEEQNSGPRVYIGDVPSVTVIPKLVPQVLPEEQEGDEGMSDSDSEGPILYKDDEDEEEDESHNSTLANKVKRKDTLAIKLGNATAPQEEKIVFPRKSKEEWNEIRHQIGTTLIRRLSQRPTAEELEQRNILQPKNEADRQAEKREIKRRLTRKLSQRPTVAELQARKILRFNEYVEVTDAQDYDRRADKPWTKLTPADKAAIRKELNEFKSCEMEVHEDSKQFTRYHRP